Within Haematobia irritans isolate KBUSLIRL chromosome 2, ASM5000362v1, whole genome shotgun sequence, the genomic segment CAGCAGTAATTGCAAGCAGGTATGCTTTGTTACATTTTAGTTTCTATCTACCACGCGGATTGAACAACGTAATGAATTTGTTGCGTATTAAATTCGACCAGAACTAATATTATCGGGAATTAAGAATACAAAACTTGTGATAACAAGTAACGCGTGTGctttggaaaatattatttatacgaTTTGTTAAAGTGCAACCGGTCGCTTGTGAATCCGCGAAGTGAGCCTGCCCGGAGGCTACATACTGTACTGACACCACATTTGGAAATTACCATACAATAGGAGAAATCCACTCCATACAGACGTAGtcaaatttttccattaaagtgagtgtgaattttcatatatattgTTTGTTTTAAGACCGGAGAAGTATTAGGATTCACTCCAGAGAAATccttccaattttattttttggcaaataaTTTCTCCTCTGCCACTAAGGTCTGCTCTGCCGATAATTTCTCCTCGGCAGAGACTGAAAACTGGATTACCACATTTCTGTTAACGACAGCATACAATTCTGTTATACAAAGCCCAGATTGGATTCAATTATGTTATACTTACACATTACACCTATGACAGATTGGGCTCATTCGAATGTGTTTAAGTGATGATCCGTTTTGGCtcttaaacttctctcttaattTCTCATTTTTTGCTGAGAGATTACACAAGCTGAGAAAACGATCACACTCTTCTTGCATTTACACACTCTTTGTGTTGACACGGTTTCTCTATGTTTACGTCTCTATTCGGAGATAAGTGAATTTACTCCAATTTGAgttgattctttttgttttgatatttattttCGTCACTGGCACTTTATTCCAAGCAAATCTCTGGTTCCAGATTTTCCAGTGCAGTTACGTTCATTGACCATTATGTGTTTTGCTTATTAAATTTATGGATCATCTGTTGTTTGGAATTCCAGTGAATTACATATATTTGTGCCgatatatttacatttgtatctTAAAATGTATTCTCGGCTAGGGGCACAGTGGTCTGTATTGCAATCACTGTGAATGAGTTTATTCAAttcattattttgtttaaatcccAACGGATTGGATTTATGTATCATATGTTTCGATGAATTACATATATTTGTGCCAATATCTTTACATTTGTATCTTAAAGTGTATTCTAGACAAAGGGCACGGTGGTCTGTATTGCAATCATTGTGGATAAATTTATTCAATGCATCATTTTATTTATCCTCCGACGAATGTGTGCTTTGCTTATTGAATTTATGGATTATGGGATTTCAGTGAATTACACATATGTACCGATATTTTTACACCTGTGTCTTGAAGTGCACATTGACCTGTATTACCATCGTTGTGGatgaatttattcaatttatcactTTATTCATCTTCCAGTGGATGTAAGAGAATTTTAGTAGATGATTTGGGTTATGAAAAGTTTACGAAAGATTAGCTGGTTAATGGACGATTTATTAATATTTCAGGTCTGTTATTGATTTTtgcatgcgttttttttttttttaatatctcgATTTCGCTTCCTTTTCTGTGAATGTCAATGTTAATGTGTGAACTTTAATCCCCTGCCGGGTTTGTTTCGCATTGACCCTTTTGCTTTGTCCTCGACTTTTCTCATTTTTTCGCTTATAAGACCTGCTAAGGGATATATCAACGATTTGGTTACGGGGTAACCTAGCTGATACATTTTCTGGacttatatatagatttttactTCCTTTGATaattcttgttttgttttattgccTTGTCGAGAGTTCGATATCCCAACTATGTCGCTGGACAAGTTTATATGCTTGGCTGAAGCCTTGTTGAGTTCGAAAGTGCCCTGAACGGGAATGAACTGCCCGTGACCACACTGTGCCTCATCGAGACTCATCGCGATGAAGTGAAGTCTATATGGACACGTCTGAAACAGGTTTTTGAACAGTATCTAGCGGATCTGTCCAACGAGGAGGAGGAAGATGATGAGACGGATAGGACTGAGAAAGACCCTAATAAAATATCGGACATTGATGTTGTGAAGGCGAAATATAAGAATTCCTACTCGTCATATTGTCGTTGTATTACTAAGTTGTCTGATTTAGGCGAGGGGCTCTCAGCGCGATCTTCAAGCATTAGTAGGGTTTCTGGAACTCATTCGACGGCCTTTCATTTGCCTCCAATAGAATTGAACACATTCCATAGTGACTATAAATCCTGGCCTACTTTCCGGGATATGTTTACGGCCATATGTGTGAATAATTCAAAGCTAAGTCCTGTGGAGAAGTTATTCTACCTTACACAGAAGACGAAGGGGGAGGCCCATGAGATAGTGACTAAGAGTCCATTGACTAACGAAGGATTTTCTTCAGCATGGAGAGATTTGTGTAATCGATTTGAGAATCGGAGAGTTTTGGTTAATGGCCAATTGAAAACCTTGTTTAGTCTTCAAGCTATCTCCTCCGAATCTGCAGGGGCTCTGAAACGGTTACAAAGGGATATAAATTCCTGTATTTCCACATTAAGACTGTACAGAGTCGATGTTGACTCGTGGAATCCAATTTTCGTGTTTCTATGTTCCAATTGTCTTCCGGAATCAACATTGACGTTGTGGGAACAGACATTAGGCGACAAAACGAGCATCCCGCTTTGGACCGACCTCGACGAATTTTTGACGAATAGATACAGGACTTTGGAATCCGTCACGGAGATTAGGAATTCCAGTGATCCAAGAAGTGCCCCTTCTAAATCCAAAAGTTCTAAGGGAGGTCAAAATAAAGTGAACACATTCCAGACTAGTGTCAATAGAACACAGTGTCGGCTATGTCCAAATGAATTCCATTACTTCCGGAAATGTCCTCGGTTCATGAATATGGACCAAGGACAGAGGCTGGCTGTGATCAAGGCCAACAATATGTGTCTGAACTGTTTTTCAAGCGCTCATGCAACAAAAAGTTGCAAAAGCAAACACTCATGTTACAAGTGCAAGAAGCGTCACAATACGCTATTACATAAGGATTTAAAGCCGACAGCTGCGGAGCAGGCTGTGCAACCTACTTCTGGAGTCAAACTATTGACCCCTTCTCTTCTACCTGTGGACTCTCCTACAGACCGAAATGCTTCAGTGTGTTATCCGGGAACATCCACCGGGACAATACAATCTTGTTTTTCGTCGGCATCCAAGGGTGTCTTGCTCGGTACGGCTGTGATTAATATTCTCCACTTGGGCACTTCATACCGTGTCCGAGCACTCATTGACTCCGGCTCCCAGGGGTCATTTATCTCCGAAaatctatttaatttattaagacTTCCATACAGGCGCACATCCGCTATAATTTCGGGTTTGAACCAGACGGTATCGGCACAAGTGCAAAAGGAATGTCGCATTTGCCTGGGGTCCGATATCAATCCTGATGTGGAACTGACAATTTCTGCACTCGTTGTACCCCATCTTTCTAACAACTTACCCTCTAGTACCATAGATGTGGGGGACATAACCGACATTCCAGATATTCCACTGGCAGACAAGAATTTCTACCGAAGTGCCAAGGTGGATCTCTTATTAGGTGCCGATGTTTTCCCGTCGATAATGTTATCAGGTTGTTTACGCGGATTTTGCGGTACCTTAATGGCCCAGGAGaccgtttttgggtggattttgaccGGTCCCATTCCAGTTTCAAATTCATCATCCTTTTCTACTTTCGTTTCCTACTTTTGTGAAATCTCTTTAGACaaagaaatttcaaagtttTGGGAGGTGGAGAATGTCCCAAAGAAGCctgttttgtcttcatcggaTGATCTTTGTGAGAGGTTATATAGAGAGACCACGAGTAGGAGCAGTGAGGGGCGTTATATTGTATACCTTCCGTTCAAGGAAGGGCACCCTCAACAGTTATGTTTGGGCAGATCTAGACAGATGGCTATGGCCCAATTTTATCGTAATGAGGCGCGGCTGCTACGAAACCCAGATCTGAAACAGCGATATGACGAAAATCTGGACGAATATTTATCCCTAGGTCATATGACGCCTATTGAATTCGATGCTCGGGCTTTAGAGGGGGACAATTATTATTTGCCTCACCACGCGGTTATTAAACCGGAGAGTACGACCACCAAGGTTCGGGTAGTTTTCAATGCGTCAGCTCCTTCTTCGAACGGAGCAAGTTTAAATGACGTTCTTCACGTAGGCCCCGTTCTTCAAAATGACTTGACAAATCTTATATTGAAATGGAGGTTCCATAGATTTGTCTTTAACGGTGATATTGAGAAGATGTACAGGCAGATCCTTGTACATCCCTCCCATGCTCGTTTCCAACGAATTTTGTACAGGAAAAGTCCACAGGATCCCGTCATGGACTATGAACTCAAAACTGTTACGTTTGGGGTCAACTGTGCTCCATATCTTGCCATCCGAACGATTATCCAGTTGGCTGATGACATCCAGGACACTTTTCCAATGGCAAGTCGGGTTTTAAGAACATGCATGTATGTTGACGACGCTTTAGTAGGGGCCCATGATATACAAACAGCGATCGACTGCAGGGACGAGATTATCAAAGCCTTAGGCACTGCTGGGTTTGTCATGAGGAAGTGGGCTTCCAACTCCAAAAGCATTCTGGCCGGTCTACCTGCAGAAGACCTCTTGTATTCCGATTTTCTAGACTTTGATGATCGTAGTTCCGCGAAAACTTTGGGGATACGATGGAACGCCCGATTGGACTATTTCTACTTTTCTGCGGCCGAGTTCCCGGAGGATTGTGTGTACACGAAGAGGGaggttttgtcccaaatatctaGGCTTTTCGATCCAGCGGGATGGCTGGCTCCTGTTATAATTGTAGCGAAAATAATTATGCAGAAGATTTGGTTGGACAGGACTGAATGGGACGAGGTAATATCATCGGAGGCCTTACGTATGTGGAAGCAATTCCAAGATAACTACTCCCATATAAACTCCATTAGAATTCCGAGATGGCTTCACTATTGTCCAGAAAGTACTATCCAAATTCACGGGTTTGCAGATTCTTCCGAAAGAGCTTATGCCGCCGTGTTGTACATACGCATATCCTATCAAGACTCCATCTTCACGAATCTTATTGCATCCAAAACTAGAGTAGCACCACTAAAAACTTTGTCGATTCCCCGTTTGGAATTATGTGGCGCTAGTCTCTTGGCAGAAATGATCGATAGCATTCTCCCCCAAATGGAAATCCAAAATTATTCCCTTTTTTGTTGGACAGACTCTACAATTGTCCTGTCATGGTTATCGAAGCCTGCATGTTGTTGGAATACATTCGTCGCAAACAGGGTGTCAAAAATTACGCAGGTCGTTGATCCCTCCAACTGGTTTCACGTAGAATCTGGTCAAAATCCTGCTGATATTGCCAGTAGGGGTTCCCTTCCCCAGGACTTGTTGGGTGAAACCATTTGGTGGAATGGGCCGTCATGGCTTTCTGAGCCCGCTGGGAATTGGCCAGTAGTTAAAATCCCCCCTTCTGTTGGAACTAGTTTAGAAAGGAAGGCTCTTAAGGTCTTCTATTCTTATTTTAGTAACTTCGAGGACATTTTGGATAGATTTTCATCGTTCGACAGAGCATTGCGGGTTATATGTTATGTGTACCGATTTCTTTACGCCACACATCCGAAATTTCGTTATAGCTATTACAGAAACATTATAGCCGTGTCGACTTCCGAGATTATCCAAGTTCGTAAGAAACTCGTGTCCATATGTCAAAAGGCGTATTATCCAAATGAATATTTGGCTCTGAGTTCCAAAAAATCCATTCCATCAACGAGTCCTTTGCTAAATCTGAATCCATTCATCGATCCGGAAGGAGTCATGCGAATTTGTGGTCGATTGGAAGCGTCACCAGCATTATCGTATAATGAAAGACATCCCATAATCCTCCCTTATGCTTGCCAGTACTCCAGATTATTGATTAAATTTATCCATCGGATTTGTCTTCACGGAGGAAATCACTTGATGCTTCGTCTTGTCCGCCAACAGTATTGGATTCCAAGAGTCCACAATCTTATTAAGACTACTATCCACCATTGTAAACCTTGTGTGATATACAAGAAGAAATGCCAACATCAGCTTATGGCTGCATTACCGCCCGAAAGATGTGAGCTTTCACGACCATTTACCCATACTGGCTTGGACTTTGCTGGGCCATTCGAAATCAAAATCTACGCAGGGCGGTCTGTTCGAATGACTAAGGGATATGTGTGTATATTTGTGTGTTTTTCCACAAAGGCGATACACCTCGAAGCCACCTCGGACTTGTCAACAGCAGCATTTCTAGCAGCATTCAGTCGTTTTGTCTCTCGGCGGGGATGTCCACTCCACTTGCATTCGGATAATGGGACTACGTTCGTTGGAGCATCCAGATCTCTAGCAAAGGATTTTATAAAATCATCCCAGCAATATGTCGTATCCAACTACGCCCATCACAATATAACTTGGCACTTCATACCTCCTGGAGCACCCCATATGGGGGGTCTTTGGGAGGCGGGTGTCAAAAGCTTCAAACAGCATTTTAAAAAGTCAGCGGGATCCCTAAAGTACACATTTGAGGAGTTCCAGACCCTTCTGGCTAAAATAGAGGCGTGTCTAAATTCTCGGCCTCTTACTCCAAGTTCTCCAAATCCATCCGATCTAAATGCACTAACTCCTGGCCATTTCCTAATTGGATCTCCGATATTAGTACCACTCGATCCTGAAGTGAAAGAGCCATCGCTTTCCATTCAAAATCGCTGGCAAAGGTTAAAAGCTATGTACCAACATTTTTGCAATCGGTGGAAAAATGAATATCTCAAAGAGCTCCAAAAGAGGCACAAGTGGAAAAAGCCCGAAGCTAATCTGAAGGAACACATGCTTGTCGTCATCCGTGATGAAACTTTGCCACCAAATTGCTGGCGCCTGGGTCGAATTACTCGCGTATATCCAGGAAGTGATGGACGAGTTAGGGTGGCCGATATCTATACCCAAAAAGGCTTAATAACGAGGCCAGTCACAAAGTTGGTCATTATCCCTGATAATGAATGATCGAAATCACCTCACATTCCTAACTTATTACTCCATATtatcatacatattttttttctatattattcCTTCTTTAGAATCCCATATTGACTGCTATTAACACATAATCTTTCCACTTTTACAGAAGAATGAAAACTATTAAAAGAGCTCAAACACCCAGCCAATCCAGCTATGTGTGTAGACTATGTCGTCAGGTTCACGCGCTCAAATATTGCTGGCGATTCCGCAACATGAATATTAGCGAGAGGATGAAGGTGGTGAAAAAATACGGATATTGTTCCAATTGTTTGGCCCATTCGCACTCACAAGGAACGTGCTTTACGAAGTTGGGATGCGGGTATTGTCATCAACGACATCACTCTCTTCTACACATGCACGA encodes:
- the LOC142224886 gene encoding uncharacterized protein LOC142224886: MFALIVTGASRPMGSKNLVSLVEFESALNGNELPVTTLCLIETHRDEVKSIWTRLKQVFEQYLADLSNEEEEDDETDRTEKDPNKISDIDVVKAKYKNSYSSYCRCITKLSDLGEGLSARSSSISRVSGTHSTAFHLPPIELNTFHSDYKSWPTFRDMFTAICVNNSKLSPVEKLFYLTQKTKGEAHEIVTKSPLTNEGFSSAWRDLCNRFENRRVLVNGQLKTLFSLQAISSESAGALKRLQRDINSCISTLRLYRVDVDSWNPIFVFLCSNCLPESTLTLWEQTLGDKTSIPLWTDLDEFLTNRYRTLESVTEIRNSSDPRSAPSKSKSSKGGQNKVNTFQTSVNRTQCRLCPNEFHYFRKCPRFMNMDQGQRLAVIKANNMCLNCFSSAHATKSCKSKHSCYKCKKRHNTLLHKDLKPTAAEQAVQPTSGVKLLTPSLLPVDSPTDRNASVCYPGTSTGTIQSCFSSASKGVLLGTAVINILHLGTSYRVRALIDSGSQGSFISENLFNLLRLPYRRTSAIISGLNQTVSAQVQKECRICLGSDINPDVELTISALVVPHLSNNLPSSTIDVGDITDIPDIPLADKNFYRSAKVDLLLGADVFPSIMLSGCLRGFCGTLMAQETVFGWILTGPIPVSNSSSFSTFVSYFCEISLDKEISKFWEVENVPKKPVLSSSDDLCERLYRETTSRSSEGRYIVYLPFKEGHPQQLCLGRSRQMAMAQFYRNEARLLRNPDLKQRYDENLDEYLSLGHMTPIEFDARALEGDNYYLPHHAVIKPESTTTKVRVVFNASAPSSNGASLNDVLHVGPVLQNDLTNLILKWRFHRFVFNGDIEKMYRQILVHPSHARFQRILYRKSPQDPVMDYELKTVTFGVNCAPYLAIRTIIQLADDIQDTFPMASRVLRTCMYVDDALVGAHDIQTAIDCRDEIIKALGTAGFVMRKWASNSKSILAGLPAEDLLYSDFLDFDDRSSAKTLGIRWNARLDYFYFSAAEFPEDCVYTKREVLSQISRLFDPAGWLAPVIIVAKIIMQKIWLDRTEWDEVISSEALRMWKQFQDNYSHINSIRIPRWLHYCPESTIQIHGFADSSERAYAAVLYIRISYQDSIFTNLIASKTRVAPLKTLSIPRLELCGASLLAEMIDSILPQMEIQNYSLFCWTDSTIVLSWLSKPACCWNTFVANRVSKITQVVDPSNWFHVESGQNPADIASRGSLPQDLLGETIWWNGPSWLSEPAGNWPVVKIPPSVGTSLERKALKVFYSYFSNFEDILDRFSSFDRALRVICYVYRFLYATHPKFRYSYYRNIIAVSTSEIIQVRKKLVSICQKAYYPNEYLALSSKKSIPSTSPLLNLNPFIDPEGVMRICGRLEASPALSYNERHPIILPYACQYSRLLIKFIHRICLHGGNHLMLRLVRQQYWIPRVHNLIKTTIHHCKPCVIYKKKCQHQLMAALPPERCELSRPFTHTGLDFAGPFEIKIYAGRSVRMTKGYVCIFVCFSTKAIHLEATSDLSTAAFLAAFSRFVSRRGCPLHLHSDNGTTFVGASRSLAKDFIKSSQQYVVSNYAHHNITWHFIPPGAPHMGGLWEAGVKSFKQHFKKSAGSLKYTFEEFQTLLAKIEACLNSRPLTPSSPNPSDLNALTPGHFLIGSPILVPLDPEVKEPSLSIQNRWQRLKAMYQHFCNRWKNEYLKELQKRHKWKKPEANLKEHMLVVIRDETLPPNCWRLGRITRVYPGSDGRVRVADIYTQKGLITRPVTKRMKTIKRAQTPSQSSYVCRLCRQVHALKYCWRFRNMNISERMKVVKKYGYCSNCLAHSHSQGTCFTKLGCGYCHQRHHSLLHMHERLRSAPTQRNRDHLSSTNQQSRKASTKSSERSRSNKPMPLTKTTPSSTSLSAILRQNAITLLPTALVVLNDKDGQHFARCLLDSGVRMSSIAKKYVDKLGLMTLELDNETICPVVLSSCVDPSFVIETTLKVNSRICTITPKRSLPETIANNFSNLVLADKKFFRSSSIDIVLGADIFSRIIRDGVITRAGLPTAQNTSLGIIIYGTFSA